Sequence from the Bos javanicus breed banteng chromosome 11, ARS-OSU_banteng_1.0, whole genome shotgun sequence genome:
tccaagggactctcaagagtcttctccagaaccacagtttgaaagcatcaattctttggctctctgcattctttatggtccaactcttacattcatccgtgactactggaaaaaccgtagctttgactatacagacctttgtcagtaaagtgatgcctctgttttttaatatgccatctaggtttgtcatagcttttctttcagggagcaagcatcttttaatttcatggctacagtcaccatctgcattgattttgcagcccaagggaataaagtctgtcactgtttccattgtttccccatctatttgccatgaagtgatgggaccagataccatgatcttagttttttgaatgttgaattttttgaacgttgaattccctggtgatccagtggctaagactccatgctcccaatgcaaggaacccagattcaatctctggtcagggaacttgatcccacatgctgcaactaagacccagcacagccatataaataaatattttctttaaaaattaacaaatgtgaAGGAACCCCTTGGGTTGTAAGAAGTGACATATGAGATATCATGACTGATGGCAGGTTACCTGTACCACCCTGACTCCATCACCCACACCGTCCACATTGGCCAGGATGTTGCTGCCATGAGACTGCCTGGACAAGACACCAGCGATCACAGCAGGGTCCAGGCAGTACTTCTGGCCAACGGTACGTATGATATATCTCAGGAGGGACGGCATGTCAATTTCAGCCAGCCTTTCAGAAGCACGAACTCCTACAGCAAACATAGAAGGAAGGAGGCATGTTGAGGTGACTTGTGCTGAAACAGGAActcaagaggagagagaaaatacacTCCAGGGACCCGGGCAGTGGTCTAGGACTGAGAAGTCCAAGTTTGGGTCTGAAATCCCTGATGGCCATTCCTAGACCTGAGATTGTAATTCTCTTCCTTTGAACTTGAGTCACTATGCCCAGAGAAGTGGCCTTTGTGCTCCTCAGCTGGGCTCTCAGGGGCTGCTCTGGcccacctgggaaattccacaggcACCATTGGCCCCTAAGCATCCCAGAGGCACCCAGGAAAACCAGCTCCCATACACACAGAATGTGAGAGAGAAGTTCTCCCAACCCTTCAAGGAGTCCTCGGAGAGTTTCCCTGACAGGTACGCTCACTCCTGCCCACCTTTCTACCCTAAAATGACACCCAGAAAGCATGTGAGcttaaacttttaagaaataatgaGAAATGACAAAAGAAGATCTATACTAGTTTACCGGCTAGTCTATTTTACTGGTTTCACAAGCACTCTCATCCACCTTACAGTAGGTGCTATACTTCCAGGGGACACTCACGAGAACTGAGTGACTTGCTGAAGCCCCAGAACCAAGACACTCAGACAAGCTCTGTGGACCCCACATCTAGTACCCTCTTCACCACTCCGGCAGGCGGGGCTGTGGGAGGCAGCAGGGACCTGAAGGATATGCCAAAAGGATCAGCACTGTGGGAAAGGACAGAGAGGCGTAGGGTGGCCTACTGAGGGAAGCATCAGAGCCCTGTGGAAGACACCCTTGCTGAAAGGAGTCACCTtctgagagaaagaggaagaagaggaggaaggcagggtgGACACAAAGATGATGAATACTGCAGAGGCTCAGGCCTTGACGCCTTCCGATGCCACAAGACGCCCCAGGGGTGTGGAGGGCCCGGCTGTCTCCACAGCATCCCCAACTGCTGCTTTCCGATGAAGCTACAAATGGAGCAAGCGCCAGTCTGAGACACTGGACTAGGAGTTCTAATCCTACTTCTGTCCATTACGAAGTGATATTAACAAAAATAACCAAACAAAAATCAGTGATAGTGGAAATCACGCAGCCATGGAAAGCATTCTGAAATTTACAGTATGGCGACTAAGTGATTACAGAAACTAGTGTCTCACCTCTTCTCCCATGGACTTGAGGAACAGTTGGAGTTATAGGCCTCACACACCTCTGGAGCTGAACAGTGCTGCTGGGTGGGTATCTTGGAATCAGAGCAGAGATCCTGCGTTCCCATAAGCTAGGCCTCATCTTGTGTCTTAGGTGAGCCCTCAGCTTCTCCCTCATACTCCTAACTCTGTAGTCTGGGGAGATACTTGTGCTTGCTCTGGAGAAACACACAGTGTGAAGCCTGATCTCCCTGAGAGCTCAACCCAGAGTCAAAGTGAAGGCACAGCTGGCAAACTGGACTCCAAGTTGGCTTCCCCTGCTCTAGGGCACACTTCTAGGTGGGAGCCTAAGACAGAAAAGAGGGGAGGATTCATTGTGAGGTCCAGGACCAGGTCTCTGCAGCaggcttcctcttccttcttcttccctttcctctctttgcCCTTCCGTCTCTAACTCCCATTCTAGTCACTGAAGGGGCAAGCATTCCCTAGAATTTATAGTTCATATCAGGAGGGCACATGAGCCAGCAACAAGTTACCTACAGAGAGCAGGAGACTGCCTCTTGACAGAATCATCTCACTGCTATCAGCTTGTAAGGACCTCGAATTAGattactcttttttatttatttcgtCTTTGACTAAATTGGATTATGTCATCAAATCTTCATGATATGCAGGTTTTGGGAAGTATATCTGTTGCACATCATCGTCTGTGTACTGTAggtttgtgtgctaagtcactcagtcatgtagtcaggcctgtagcctgccaggctcctctgtccatgggattctccaggcaagaacactggggtggcttggtcttcctccaggggattttcccaaaccagggattgaacctgtgtctcttacgtctcccgcattggctgacgggttctttaccactagcaccacctgggaaacccgttGTAGGTTTAtgtaaatgcattttaaagttctgttttcttattaAGAACTTCATGGGGTTGACATATGAAAATACAGGTATTTTAGAATAAATACtactttaaaaactttcaatGAGCAACCTAagagaaatgaggaaatgaagtGACCTGATGTTTTATGAGTgtactaaaaattaaataagccaacattttcttgtttattttttaatcagtgtACTTTTATCTTTATAATTGGTGACAAATACCCTTAATAGTAGTTGGTTGTGCTACTCATTATTCCTTGCCCTGTAGCCTCTTTCTAGTCACATTATATGATACGCTCCCCaaaattccttttgtttctcttgtaacagtctttattttaaagtctattttgtctgatgtgaatattgctactccagctttcttttgattttcattttcatggaataccttttttcaTCCTCTCagtttcagtctgtatgtttTCCTAGATCTGAAGCGAATCACTTGTAGATAACATCTGTACGGATCTTGTGTttgtattcattcactcagtctgTGTCTTTCAGTTGGAGCACTTAATCTATTTATGTtaaaggtaattatcaatatgtagggcttctctggtggctcagtgataaaataatccacctgcaatgcaggagatgcgtgtCTGTGGATtcgaccctgggtcaggaagatcccctggagaaggaaatggtgactcactccagtattcttgcctggagaatcccatggacagaagagcctggcaggctgcagtcgatggggttgcaagagttggacacgacttagctactgaaccaccaccaccaccgtgtTCCTActaccattttgttaattgttttggatttgtttttgtagctcctttttttccccttcctcttttgttctcttctacTGTGATGTTATGTTTAGAtccctttttcttttgtgtgtgcgTACCTACTGTGGATTTTTAGTTTGCAGTTGCCATGAGATTTCGATATAGCAGTATATAAACaagattgttttaagttgctgtcTTCTAATTTCAGATGCATTTCCAACATCCTGCATATGTGCACTCCTTTTCTCACACTTGCTGGTTCTGATATCATATTTGTGTACAGGTGATTTCCTACCTTTACTGTGTGTTTGCCTTTACAGGTGAGCTTTTCTATTTGTAATttgtttttctagttgtggccttctCTTCTCCACCTAGAGAAGTTCTTTTAGGATTTGTTGCAAAGTTGGTCTGATGGTGCCAAATtctcttgtctgtaaagcttttgatttcttagTTTgatctgaatgagagccttgctgggtagagtattcttggttgtagtttcttccctgtcatcactttaaatatatcatgcctttctagcctgcagagtttctgctgagaaatcagctgataatcttATGCAAGTTCCCTTGTACATTATTACTactcccttgttgcttttagtatcttttctttgtctttaatttttgtcagtttgattactatatgTCAGCAGCATATTCCTCCATAGACTCTGCTATTGCTGGACTTGGGTTACtgcttcctttcccatgttaggaaagttttcagctattgtctctttaaatattttctcaggtcctttctcttgctctctcttctctttttaggACCccaataatgtgaatgttggtgcattaaATGTTTCCACAGAGATCTCTTAGacagttctcatttcttttcattcttttttctttattctgttctgcagtggtgatttccaccattctgccTTCCAGCTCATTTATctcttcttctgcctcagttattctgctattgattccttctagtgtatttttcatttcagttattgcacTGTTCACCTCTGTtcgctctttatttcttctaggtctttattaaatatttcttgtatcttcttgatCTGTGCCTCCATTGTTTTTCTAAGGTCTTGGGTCATCTTTCTTATCATTACTGTGAATTACTTTTCAGGTAGATTGCCTCTTTCCACTCACTCTCCTTCAGTTGTTCTCCTGGGGCTTTGTCTTGTTCCTTCGTCTGGAACATACTCCTCTGCTCTCTGATTTTGTCTAACTTTCTGTGATCGCGGTTTCTGATGTGTGGGCTGCAGGAATGTAGTTCCTGTCGTCTGCCCCctggtggatgaggctaagaggcttgtgcaggcttcctggtgggagggacGGGAAcctgcccactggtgggtggaATTGGGTCTTGTCTttctggtggtggacagggatgTGTCAGGGAGTATAGTTTGTCGGACAGCTGTGTGCTCAGGACAACTTTaagcagcctgtctgctgatgcGTGGAGCTGTGTTCTCACTCTGTTGATTGTTTGGCTTGAGACATCCCAGAATTGGAGCCGACCACCTGTTGGGTGGGGCCAGGTCCAAGAGGGCTGATACCAAGGACTGCGGCCACCAGTGTCCTTGTCTTCACAGTGAGCCGCTCCCCCTACCTCCACAGGCGACCATCCAGCATTAGCAGGTGAGTCTGACCCCATCTCTGATGAGGTCACTGCATTTTACCCCGATGCCTGGTGTGCACGAGACCTTATGTACCccctccaagagtggagtttCAGTTTTCCCCAGTCCTATGGAATTCCTGCAATCAAACCCCACTGACCTTCAAAGGCAAATTCACCGGGGGTTCCTCCTCCCATTGCCAGACTCCCAAGCTGGGGACCCTGACATGGGCTCAGAATTTTCATTCCGGGTGAGAGAACTTTGGTGGCAtgattcttttccagtttgtgggtcacccacctggcgtgtatgggatttgattttatcagatTATGCCCCCCACCATCTCACTGTGgctccttctttgtctttggatgtaggaTAGCTTTTTTGATAGGTTCTAGCATTTTCTGTTGATGCCTGTTCACcaattagttgtgattttggtgtttccATAAGAAGAGGCGAGCTCACATCCTTCTATTCCACCATCTGTCTCCTCTTCCCTAGTTTCTTATAGTCCCAAAATTccttgtaaaaattttttttttaatttcttgaattaGTGGgtcaagaaagaaaggaataaatgtaaaGCTGGCCCCatttgagaaatttttaaatttcaagtctaggaaaaaaaaaaatgcgtcTCTTAAGACACTatgcttcctctttttctttgtcaAAAAACATGACCTTTTCCT
This genomic interval carries:
- the LYG1 gene encoding LOW QUALITY PROTEIN: lysozyme g-like protein 1 (The sequence of the model RefSeq protein was modified relative to this genomic sequence to represent the inferred CDS: substituted 1 base at 1 genomic stop codon), which codes for MREKLRAHLRHKMRPSLWERRISALIPRYPPSSTVQLQRCVRPITPTVPQVHGRREVGLELLVQCLRLALAPFVASSESSSWGCCGDSRALHTPGASCGIGRRQGLSLCRVRASERLAEIDMPSLLRYIIRTVGQKYCLDPAVIAGVLSRQSHGSNILANEAMRPTASLPAGPWSLCPTSWISEALVSRLTEVLTVRIKETQRRFPSXTPDQYLRGGLCAYTGGPGYIQSSQDLSCDFCNDVLARAKYFKRQGFENFSSNPRSLSCSQTQPLHK